In one window of Tachypleus tridentatus isolate NWPU-2018 chromosome 2, ASM421037v1, whole genome shotgun sequence DNA:
- the LOC143243199 gene encoding peritrophin-1-like produces the protein MFWIHFWFSCAVSYVDGKAAPMTDITTDPCPCRCCSVKSRTDCSRYYLCVDNVRFSKKCNNGLVFNEDIQNCDYKDNVICPSKPPVPQNFTCPSATGLFPYDPDCSWYIQCSHRIPYVMPCPPNLLFNRNEKLCDYKENTDCIEDYPWPTDIPGVSDEELYIMKWQCPELSGIFAHPKSTSKYIICKGGVPSIMKCSTGLQFNQQTKQCDW, from the exons ATGTTTTGGATTCATTTTTGGTTTTCTTG TGCTGTATCATACGTCGACGGGAAGGCCGCACCTATGACAGACATAACAACTGATCCATGTCCATGTCGTTGCTGTTCGGTCAAGTCTCGTACCGACTGCAGCCGGTATTACCTGTGTGTCGACAATGTTCGGTTTTCCAAGAAGTGTAACAACGGCCTCGTGTTTAATGAAGACATTCAGAACTGTGATTACAAAGACAATGTCATATGCCCTAGTAAACCGCCCGTCCCTCAGAACTTCACGTGCCCCTCGGCAACAGGGCTCTTCCCTTACGATCCTGACTGCTCCTGGTATATCCAATGTTCTCACAGGATTCCTTACGTCATGCCATGCCCACCAAATCTGCTGTTTAACCGAAACGAAAAGTTGTGTGACTACAAAGAAAACACCGATTGTATTGAAG ATTATCCTTGGCCGACTGATATTCCAGGTGTGTCGGATGAAGAACTATACATCATGAAGTGGCAATGTCCTGAGCTAAGCGGAATTTTTGCACACCCCAAATCCACTTccaaatatataatttgtaaaggTGGCGTACCAAGCATAATGAAATGTTCGACTGGTCTTCAGTTtaatcaacaaacaaaacagtgtgATTGgtga